The following are encoded in a window of Artemia franciscana chromosome 5, ASM3288406v1, whole genome shotgun sequence genomic DNA:
- the LOC136027693 gene encoding piggyBac transposable element-derived protein 3-like, protein MKKFFGIHVAMEVFNLLRYRMYWGTRTRIPLIADTMNFNRFSRLRSFVHLVDNTSKDPDNLDRLWKVRPIIDIVQKKTQTISPSEHLSCDEQMVPFTGNLDIKQYIRGKPCPWGIKIFVLCNADGRVLSFEIYQGKKTNMVEEYKSFGLGACMVLNLAGRHQLVEFTKLYFDNFFTSLALLERLSEMGLYGTGTIRSNRLQGARLEGKGIIL, encoded by the coding sequence atgaagaagttttttgggATTCACGTTGCCATGGAGGTTTTCAATCTCCTACGATACCGGATGTACTGGGGTACACGAACGCGCATCCCACTCATCGCTGATACGATGAACTTCAACAGATTTTCCCGCCTTCGGTCCTTCGTTCACTTGGTTGATAATACTTCCAAAGACCCTGATAACTTGGATCGTCTTTGGAAAGTGCGACCTATTATTGATATTGTGCAGAAGAAAACGCAGACTATTTCTCCGTCTGAGCACCTCTCCTGTGACGAGCAGATGGTCCCTTTTACTGGAAACCTTGATATCAAACAGTATATTCGGGGAAAACCTTGCCCATGGGGCATCAAAATCTTCGTGCTGTGTAATGCGGATGGAAGAGTActctcttttgaaatttatcaGGGCAAAAAGACGAACATGGTTGAAGAGTACAAAAGCTTTGGCCTCGGAGCATGTATGGTTTTGAATCTTGCTGGACGACATCAGCTTGTGGAATTTACTAAACTTTATTTCGACAATTTCTTTACGTCTTTGGCTTTGCTGGAAAGACTAAGTGAGATGGGCCTCTACGGAACAGGCACTATACGAAGCAACAGGCTTCAGGGAGCTAGGCTGGAAGGGAAGGGGATCATTCTGTGA